GACAGGCTACCGGAACCTGATGAAGCTCACCTCCGCCGGGTACCTCGAGGGGTTCTACTACAAGCCCCGGGTGGACATGGAACTGTTGGAGAAGCACAGCGAAGGGCTGATCGCCCTGTCCGCCTGCGCCAAGGGGCCGCTGGCCAACCTGGTGGTGGACGGCCAGATCGACCGGGCGCGGACGAAGTGCGCCCAGCTCAAGGAGGTCTTCGGATCAAACTTCTACCTGGAGATCCAGGACCACGGACTGGAGTTCGACAAGCCCATCAACAACGCGATGATCGATTTCTCCCGGGAGTTCGACCTCCCCATCGTCGCGACCAACGACGCCCACTATCTGAAGCAGGGCGACGCCCCCGCCCAGGACGTGCTGGTCTGCATTCAGACCGGGAAGGAACTGAACGACCCCAAGCGGCTCAGGTTCGCCACGGATTCGCTCTACTTCAAGAACGCCGAAGAGATGAGCCAGCTCTTCGGCCATGTTTCCGGCGCCCTGGCGAACACGGTTTCCATCGCCGAGTCCATCGAATTCGAGCTGGAAATGGGCCAGTTCAAATTCCCCCACTTCCCGCTGCCCGAAGGGTATGACAGCGCGGACGCCTACCTGCGCAAGCTGTCTTTCGACGGAATGGAGAAACGGTACGACACCGTCACCCCCGAGTTGAAGGCCCGCCTCGAATACGAACTGGGCGTCATCGGCCAGATGGGTTATCCGAGCTACTTCCTCATCGTCCTCGATATCGCCCGTTTCGCCGCCGAGCAGGGCATTCCGCTGATGACGCGGGGGTCCGGCCTGGGATGCATGGTGGCGTACGTGCTGGGCATTACGAACATCGACCCCATCGAGTACGGGCTGCTTTTCGAACGCTTCCTGAATCCCGAGCGCGTCAGCATGCCCGATATCGACCTCGACCTCGCGGACCGAGATCGCGACAAGGTCATCAACTACGTGGTGGAGAAATACGGCAAGAACAGCGTAGCCCAGATCATCACCTTCGGCACCATGGGGGCGAAGGCAGCGATCCGCGACGTGGGCCGCGTCCTGGGCATGTCCTACGGCGACGTGGACCGCGTGGCCAAGCTGGTACCCGGCGAACTGAAGATCACCCTCGACCGGGCCCTCGACCAGGTCCCGGAACTGAAGCAGATGGCCGACGGCGGAGGAACGGAAAGCCAACTGATTCAGTACGCGAAGACCCTTGAAGGCCTTGCGCGCCACGCGTCCGTGCACGCGGCGGGTGTGGTAATCACACCGGGCGATCTGACCGACTACGTGCCGCTGTACAAGCCGAGCAACAAGGATACGATCGTCACCCAGTATCCCGGCGAGCTCATGGAGGACATCGGCCTGCCCAAGATGGACTTCCTGGGGCTGCAGAACCTGTCGGTCATCCAGGACGCCCTCGCGATCATCAAGGACACGACGGGCGACGAGATCGAGCTGGACGACATCCCCCTGGACGACCCGAAGACCCTGGACCTGTTCCGCAGGGGCGAGACCACGGGGATCTTCCAGTTCCACAGCGGCTGGCTCCACGAATTCCTCCGGCGGCTCCGGCCGGACGGCGTCGACGACCTGATCGCCATGAACGCGCTCTGCCGGCCCGGCCCCCTGAACGGCGGGGTGGTGGACGACTACATCGACCGCAAGCACGGGCGCAAGGAGGTCACCTATCACCACGCCGTGATGGAAACGGCCCTGAAGGAGACGTACGGCCTCATAGTCTACCAGGAGCAGGCGATGCAGATCGCCCGCGACATGGCGGGTTACACCCTGGGCCGCGCCGATTTCCTCCGGAAGGCCATGGCCAAGAAGCAGCCTGAAGTCATGGCCGAGGAACGGCGTAATTTCGTCGACGGCGCCGTGGAGAACGGCATCGAGCAGCGCACTGCGGAAGAGGTCTTCGGCCTGATCGAGTATTTCGGCGGTTACGCCTTCAACAAGAGCCACTCAACCGGGTACGCGGTACTTGCCTTTCAGGAGGCCTATTTGAAGGTGCATTTTCCGTTGCCCTTCATGGCCGCGCTGTTGTCGAACACGATGTCCAATACCGAGGAAATCGTCGTACTGATCAACGAGTGCCGGAAGATGGGCATCGAGGTGTTGCCGCCCGACGTCAACAGAAGCGACAAGACTTTCGTCGTGGAAGGCCTCTCGATCCGGTTCGGACTGTGCGCGATCAAGAACGTGGGGCAGGCCGCGGTGGAATCCATCGTCGAGGCGAGGAAAGAGCATGGAACCTTCGAGGATGTATTCGGGCTCTGCGAGCACATCGATCTTCGGCTGGTCAACAAGCGGGTGCTTGAGTCTCTGATCCAGGCCGGCGCCTGCGACAGCCTCGAGGGGCATCGGGCGCAGTTCATGAACGTG
This genomic window from Gemmatimonadota bacterium contains:
- a CDS encoding DNA polymerase III subunit alpha — protein: MSSFVHLHNHTHYSLLDGASRIEDLAETAKAFDMPAIAMTDHGNMFGAVEFYKTVTAAGLRPIIGCELYLASGSRKEKRPVRGGERADQTTHFVVLAKNATGYRNLMKLTSAGYLEGFYYKPRVDMELLEKHSEGLIALSACAKGPLANLVVDGQIDRARTKCAQLKEVFGSNFYLEIQDHGLEFDKPINNAMIDFSREFDLPIVATNDAHYLKQGDAPAQDVLVCIQTGKELNDPKRLRFATDSLYFKNAEEMSQLFGHVSGALANTVSIAESIEFELEMGQFKFPHFPLPEGYDSADAYLRKLSFDGMEKRYDTVTPELKARLEYELGVIGQMGYPSYFLIVLDIARFAAEQGIPLMTRGSGLGCMVAYVLGITNIDPIEYGLLFERFLNPERVSMPDIDLDLADRDRDKVINYVVEKYGKNSVAQIITFGTMGAKAAIRDVGRVLGMSYGDVDRVAKLVPGELKITLDRALDQVPELKQMADGGGTESQLIQYAKTLEGLARHASVHAAGVVITPGDLTDYVPLYKPSNKDTIVTQYPGELMEDIGLPKMDFLGLQNLSVIQDALAIIKDTTGDEIELDDIPLDDPKTLDLFRRGETTGIFQFHSGWLHEFLRRLRPDGVDDLIAMNALCRPGPLNGGVVDDYIDRKHGRKEVTYHHAVMETALKETYGLIVYQEQAMQIARDMAGYTLGRADFLRKAMAKKQPEVMAEERRNFVDGAVENGIEQRTAEEVFGLIEYFGGYAFNKSHSTGYAVLAFQEAYLKVHFPLPFMAALLSNTMSNTEEIVVLINECRKMGIEVLPPDVNRSDKTFVVEGLSIRFGLCAIKNVGQAAVESIVEARKEHGTFEDVFGLCEHIDLRLVNKRVLESLIQAGACDSLEGHRAQFMNVLDSVIEGAQTRQQDREKGQTSLFDLDGMGGSAGLEVHKPVLPMVPRWAASQELGFEKELLGFYVTGHPLKEYEEDIRAFTTAEMRRLEQANGRQDGVVVGGIVTEIKPIVDRNGKTMAFVTLEDFSGSGEVLVFSEPYALYRDLVSIDALILVNGHLSKKEEDNKVIASEIIALTDARDRLARSVVVSMEYEQVGDENLASLKDVLETYPGKCDVVLEVSTADHGEIGVRAGNHLQVRPTDELLKTLRESTGAKRVRLAGAPAHSGESGWKPVEMNGRKRNGRSRWNGNGN